From Etheostoma cragini isolate CJK2018 chromosome 10, CSU_Ecrag_1.0, whole genome shotgun sequence, the proteins below share one genomic window:
- the rpl36a gene encoding 60S ribosomal protein L36a produces the protein MVNVPKTRRTYCKKCKKHQPHKVTQYKKGKDSLYAQGKRRYDRKQSGYGGQTKPIFRKKAKTTKKIVLRLECVEPNCRSKRMLAIKRCKHFELGGDKKRKGQVIQF, from the exons ATG GTGAACGTCCCGAAGACCCGCAGGACCTACTGCAAAAAGTGCAAGAAGCACCAGCCTCACAAAGTTACCCAGTACAAGAAGGGAAAGGACTCCCTCTATGCACAGG GTAAGAGGAGATACGACAGAAAGCAGAGCGGTTATGGTGGTCAGACAAAGCcaattttcagaaaaaag GCTAAGACCACAAAGAAGATTGTGCTGAGGCTGGAGTGTGTAGAGCCCAACTGCAGATCTAAGAGAATGCTGGCCATCAAGAGATGCAAGCACTTCGAGTTGGGTGGTGACAAGAAGAGAAAG